From Hydractinia symbiolongicarpus strain clone_291-10 chromosome 12, HSymV2.1, whole genome shotgun sequence, one genomic window encodes:
- the LOC130622333 gene encoding probable mitochondrial glutathione transporter SLC25A40 has product MTAIKTTLHPSQQMVASSGGALLVSLFTTPFDVVKVRLQAQLKSNTVRCSVFNEIVDTLCFCTKPPAFNSPVLCTIGGNIQTVPRFSSTTDAFLKIARIEGIRNLWKGMSPTLIQMVPQTVIYFTAYDQLKVRFGHVEGQTSFAAPMLAGVTSRSFAVFAVSPIEMARTKFQSKKNLKYRQLFSIVIETVRAEGLLSMWRGIGPTLLRDVPFSALYWAGYETLKSLDHFHNFASAFVSGALAGMMAAALTTPFDVVKTFRQIELGEMKQNSMFKSKLPFTFSIILKLYRTQGVASLFTGIYARLGKVAPACAIMISSYEYGKKYFERKNYHALILENG; this is encoded by the exons ATGACAGCAattaaaactacattacatCCATCGCAACAGATGGTAGCATCTTCAGGAGGAGCTTTGTTGGTCTCTCTTTTCA ccaCCCCATTTGATGTTGTGAAGGTTCGGTTGCAAGCACAGCTAAAGTCAAATA CTGTCAGATGTTCTGTGTTCAATGAAATTGTGGATACCTTGTGTTTTTGCACAAAACCTCCAGCGTTCAACAGTCCAGTACTGTGCACAATTGGTGGAAATATACAAACCGTACCTAGATTCTCATCAACCACT GATGCTTTCTTAAAAATAGCACGAATTGAAGGAATCAGAAATTTGTGGAAAGGAATGTCACCAACTCT caTACAAATGGTCCCGCAAACTGTCATTTATTTTACTGCTTACGATCAGTTGAAAGTTCGATTTGGTCACGTGGAAGGACAAACAAGCTTTGCAGCGCCCATGTTGGCAGGTGTAACTTCAAGAT CATTTGCAGTGTTTGCAGTGTCACCTATTGAGATGGCTCGCACCAAATTTCAATCAAAGAAAAACTTGAAATACAGACAACTATTTTCCATTGTTATCGAAACTGTAAGAGCTGAAGGACTGCTTTCCATGTGGAGAGGAATTGGACCTACCCTGTTACGAGATGTACCCTTTTCAG CATTGTATTGGGCTGGATATGAGACACTTAAATCACTGGACCATTTCCATAATTTTGCTTCAGCATTTGTGTCTGGTGCATTAGCAGGAATG ATGGCTGCTGCACTGACTACACCATTTGATGTTGTGAAAACCTTTCGACAGATAGAATTAGGAGAGATGAAGCAGA attctaTGTTTAAATCGAAGTTACCCTTTACTTTCTCAATCATCCTCAAGTTGTACCGAACGCAAGGTGTAGCCTCTTTATTTACAG GTATATACGCACGTCTTGGTAAAGTCGCACCAGCGTGCGCCATTATGATCAGCAGTTATGAGTACGGAAAAAAATACTTTGAGAGAAAGAATTATCACGCCCTTATACTTGAGAATGGTTGA
- the LOC130622337 gene encoding V-type proton ATPase subunit F-like, whose product MAGKLTKGKLIAVIGDQDTCTGFLLGGIGEVNMKRQKNFFVVTKDSTIHEIEEAFNKFAARQDVAIILITQKIAEEIRHVIDNHLAPIPTVLEIPSKDFPYDSSKDSILKRAKGMFSADELR is encoded by the exons ATGGCTGGAAAATTAACAAAAGGAAAATTAATAGCAGTTATTGGAGATCAG GATACATGCACTGGTTTTCTGTTAGGAGGTATTGGTGAAGTCAACATGAAACGTCAAAAGAATTTCTTTGTTGTAACTAAAG ATTCAACTATTCATGAGATTGAAGAAGCATTCAACAAGTTTGCTGCTCGACAAGACGTTGCTATCATTCTGATCACGCAAAAG ATAGCTGAGGAAATACGTCACGTGATAGACAATCATTTGGCACCCATACCTACTGTCCTGGAAATTCCGTCAAAAGATTTTCCATACGATTCATCAAAAGATTCAATATTAAAAAGAGCCAAG ggAATGTTCAGTGCTGATGAGTTGCGCTAA
- the LOC130622336 gene encoding uncharacterized protein LOC130622336 → MFIWLTCGLSLAIMVIVIILVAVFISKRRSKKFTINDEERVKQRLPPDSSIETGVEITDDSNQIYKELDEKYQHCKSFYKPLELNQGSQRQEQPIYEEVEPEYREIEPTYNELEPRCDIYEEVPYSVNSKTDSVLSESVQSTDIHKKTSPETFKYMFAEVSKD, encoded by the exons ATGTTTATTTGGCTCACTTGTGGACTTTCTCTTGCTATTATGGTGATTGTTATCATTTTAGTTGCAGTATTTATATCTAAGAGAAG atcAAAGAAATTTACCATAAAtgacgaagaaagg GTCAAGCAGCGATTACCACCCGACAGTTCTATAGAAACCGGTGTCGAAATAACAGATGACAGTAATCAAATATACAAAGAGCTTGATGAAAAATATCAGCATTGCAAATCATTTTATAAGCCTCTAGAACTAAATCAAGGATCACAGAGACAAGAACAACCGATATATGAAGAGGTTGAACCTGAATATAGAGAAATTGAACCAACTTATAATGAATTAGAACCAAGATGTGATATATACGAGGAAGTACCTTATTCTGTGAACTCCAAAACAGATTCTGTGTTGTCAGAAAGTGTACAGAGTACtgatatacataaaaaaacttcTCCAGAAACATTTAAATATATGTTTGCAGAAGTAAGCAAAGACTAA